Genomic DNA from Deltaproteobacteria bacterium:
ACAAGGCCCGTGGCGATGGCGCTCCGAGGCATTCCGTCGTATTCGGTGGATTCGGGATTCTGGGCCATCACCATGCCGCCCTCGCCCTTGATGGCCCGGACGCCCTGGGTGCCGTCGCTGCCGGTGCCGGAAAGCACTATGCAGATTGCCCGCTCGCGCTGGTCCTGGGCAAGGGAGCGAAAGAAGAAGTCTATGGGCAGGCGCTGGCCCCTAGGGGCCGAAGGCTCCATAAGCTCTAGCGCGCCGTTCAGAAACGCCATGTCCCGGTTGGGCGGAATTATGTAGGCGCAGTTGGGGTTCACCTTCATGCCGTCCTCGACCTCGAAGACCTGCATCCGGGTGTAGCGTCTTATAAGCTCGGTCAGGATGCTCTTGTGATCCGGGGCCAGGTGCTGCACCAGCACAAAGGCCATGCCCGGATCGGTGTCAACGGGCATGGCTGAAAAAAAGGCTTCAAAGGCCGCAAGCCCGCCTGCGGACGCGCCGATTCCCACTATGGGAAATCCCCCGGATTCCTTTGCTTCGGCCTCTTTGGATTCCGTTGGCGCGGAAGCGGGAATTTCATCGGGTTTTGATTTTTTGCCTTTTTTGGGCTTGGCCATGAAAGCCTCCTGTAAAATAAACCGGAAATATTCGGACAGCCTCCGGGTTTGGGAGGCAAATCAGGTTTGTTGAGCCGTTTTCAAATGGAGTAATTTGCAGGCATTGTTTATGATGTAACAAAAAATACCTGCAAATAGACGATGCGCGGCTAAAGAAACTGACAAGAAAGGCATATTGCGCCATGTCATGCACAGAGATGGCGATAGCGTAAAATAATCGCCAGTCTGGCTGCATTTGTCGGCAGATGACCTCAACATGGTTGTTGTTCCTTAATTTACCACATTCAGGGGAGCAAAGCAATCGCCCTGAGTTATCGTGTTAGATGTGTTGCTCATTCAATCAACGCGAAGACTTTCCTCAGTCGCTGGTCCGCCTCATCTGCAATGGAAGCGATCGCAACATTATCCACCATCATGAACATCGCCCGTGGGTCTGCCATCGAAACCAATACACCTCCCTTGGGCGCTTCCTGCACTACGACGTTGCAGGGAAGGAGCAAGCCGATATGAGGCTCAAACTCAAGCGCCCGATGCGCAAGGTCCGGGTTGCAGGCTCCCAGGATCACGTAGCGGCGGAAGTCGACCCCCATCTTTTTTTTGAGAGTTTCCTTGATGTTTATTTCGGCAAGGACGCCGAAGCCCTCGCTTTTAAGCGCGGCTGTGACTTTTTCGATCGCTTGCTCGAAAGTGGTCCCAACCAGGCTCTTCTCGAATCCGTAGCGCATCTTTCTCATTTTTCCGCTCTCATTCAGTCTTTGAGATCCTCAAGCATTCGCCGGTATGTCTCCTGATCGACTTCGCCGCCGGCGTATCGGCGTTTCAGGATATCAACAGGTGTTTCGTTCGGGCGCCCGACCTGCTTTCGCGCCGATCTGAGCAGCATCCAGACGGCCACCGCAATCAAGGCCACCACCAGTATCAACAGTATAGGCATCCAGCCTGTGCCGCCCATCCAGC
This window encodes:
- a CDS encoding DUF302 domain-containing protein, whose protein sequence is MRYGFEKSLVGTTFEQAIEKVTAALKSEGFGVLAEINIKETLKKKMGVDFRRYVILGACNPDLAHRALEFEPHIGLLLPCNVVVQEAPKGGVLVSMADPRAMFMMVDNVAIASIADEADQRLRKVFALIE
- a CDS encoding SHOCT domain-containing protein, coding for MYRWNGYDHMGWMGGTGWMPILLILVVALIAVAVWMLLRSARKQVGRPNETPVDILKRRYAGGEVDQETYRRMLEDLKD